Proteins from a genomic interval of Trifolium pratense cultivar HEN17-A07 linkage group LG6, ARS_RC_1.1, whole genome shotgun sequence:
- the LOC123890875 gene encoding phosphoglycerate mutase-like protein AT74H → MNPPSCSDDEFCANECNNNIAISMHEKGGGGGGGGVLPKRIIVVRHGESQGNLDPGAYTTTPDHRIPLTSQGISQARLTGSQIRHLISSSASSPDWRVYFYVSPYARTRSTLREIARSFSKKRVIGVREECRIREQDFGNFQVQERMNAIKETRLRFGRFFYRFPEGESAADVFDRVSSFLESMWRDIDQNRLNHNPSNDLNLIIVSHGLASRVFLMRWFRWTVEQFELLHNFGNCEFRVMQLGSGGEYSLAVHHTDEELLEWGLSPDMVADQKWRANGSRGTSNDQSPRCLEAFFDLIPDSDEESEYTEDKTNSSSEFTEDKTNSSSECSEQ, encoded by the exons ATGAACCCTCCAAGttgcagtgatgatgaatttTGCGCGAACGAATGTAACAACAACATAGCAATATCAATGCACGAAAaaggtggtggtggaggaggaggaggagtaCTTCCAAAAAGAATAATAGTAGTTCGTCACGGTGAATCACAAGGAAACTTAGATCCAGGAGCATACACAACAACACCAGATCACAGAATTCCATTAACATCACAAGGCATTTCACAAGCACGTTTAACTGGTTCTCAAATTCGCCATCTCATTTCTTCTTCAGCTTCTTCACCTGATTGGCGTGTTTATTTCTATGTTTCACCTTATGCACGAACCAGATCTACTCTCCGTGAAATTGCTAGATCTTTTTCTAAAAAACGTGTTATTGGTGTTAGAGAAGAGTGTCGTATTCGTGAACAAGATTTTGGTAATTTTCAGGTTCAGGAACGTATGAATGCTATTAAAGAAACTCGTCTTCGTTTTGGTAGATTCTTTTATCGTTTCCCTGAGGGAGAGTCCGCTGCCGACGTTTTCGATCGCGTTTCGA GTTTTCTTGAATCTATGTGGAGGGACATTGACCAGAACAGGCTTAATCATAACCCTTCAAACGATTTGAATCTGATAATTGTGTCACATGGGTTGGCTTCTCGAGTTTTCCTTATGAGGTGGTTTAGATGGACAGTTGAACAATTTGAACTTCTCCACAATTTCGGAAACTGTGAGTTCCGTGTGATGCAGTTGGGGAGTGGCGGAGAGTACAGCTTGGCAGTTCACCATACAGACGAAGAACTGCTAGAGTGGGGACTTTCTCCTGATATGGTAGCCGATCAGAAATGGCGTGCCAATGGCAGCAGGGGTACCTCGAATGATCAAAGTCCCCGCTGCCTTGAAGCATTTTTTGATCTCATTCCTGATTCTGATGAGGAGAGTGAGTACACAGAAGACAAAACAAATTCTTCGAGTGAGTTCACAGAAGACAAAACAAATTCTTCGAGTGAGTGTAGTGAACAATAG